From Brevundimonas vesicularis:
CGGCTTGGCGACGGGCGCGGGGGTGCGAACCGGCGCGGGCGAGGCGGCGCGCGACGGCGAAGACCCGACACGGAACTGGGCGACCGAGGCCTGCAGGCTTTCCGCCTCCTGGGCCAGCGAGTGGCTGGCGGCGGTCGACTGCTCGACCATGGCCGCGTTCTGCTGGGTGACCTGGTCCATCTGGTTGACGGCGGTGTTCACCTGCGCCAGGCCGACGGCCTGTTCCTGGGCCGAGGCGGCGATTTCGGTGACCAGGCTGTCGATTTCGGCGACGCGGTCCACGATCCGTTGCAGGGCCTCGCCGGTCTCGCCGACCAGTTTGACGCCTGCGCCGACCTGGCCGGTCGAGGCCGATATCAGGGTCTTGATCTCCTTGGCGGCTTCGGCCGAACGCTGGGCCAGGGCGCGGACTTCGGAGGCGACCACCGCGAAGCCACGACCGGCCTCGCCGGCGCGCGCGGCCTCGACGCCGGCGTTCAAAGCCAGAAGGTTGGTCTGGAAGGCGATCTCGTCGATCACGCCGATGATCTGGTTGATCTGGGTGGACGAGCCCTCGATGGCGGTCATGGCCTGGACGGCGTCGCGCACGATCACGCCGGAGGTCTCGGCGTCGCCCTTGGCGGCGCGCACGACATCGGAGGCCTGGCGGGCGCCCGAGGCGGTCTTGTTCACCGTGGCGGTGATTTCATCCAGCGCGGCGGCGGTTTCCTCCAGCGAGGCGGCCTGCTGTTCGGTGCGGCGCGACAGGTCGTCGGCGGCCTGCGAAATCTCGCCGGCGCCCGAGCGGATGCCTGAGACGTTGTTGACCACCACCGAAACGGCCTGCTGCAGCTGGGAGATGGCGGCGTTGAAATCGGTCTTCAGCTGAGCCGATTTGGCATTGAACTCGATGTCGATGCGGTGGGTCAGGTCGCCGTTCGACATGGCCGACAGACCTTGGCCCAGGGCCGCGATGGCACGGGCGTCCTCGGCGGCTTCGCGCGCCTTGTCCGCCTCGCGTTCGACGCGTTCCTGCTCGCTCATGGAGCGATGGGCCGTGGCTTCCCGTTCGACGCGAACCTTCTCGATCGCCGCGTCGCGGAAGGCCAGGATGGCCTGCCCCATCTTTCCGAACTCATCCTTGCGCTCGGCGCTGGCGACCTTGATGTCGGTGTCGCCGGCCATCAGCTTCTGCATATAGCCGATCATCGTGAAGACCGGCCGCACGATGGACCGGGTTGCGACAAAGCCGGCCATCAGGGCGATCACCAAGGCCGAGATCAGGCCGACAATCGTAGCGATCAGCGCGGTGCGGCTG
This genomic window contains:
- a CDS encoding methyl-accepting chemotaxis protein; this translates as MPVGRKLFAAFGLVLAAIAVMGAIIIASLLQLEAAGEVRTVENQANRSTATAEFYMARQENALRGYLLSQDPYYLERVDAHRAKFLAAMNELRGELPADRAALIDKAVAGNAVWYKNVVEAGSAMVRDGRGAQAVQMVGRNGSADNFVAPVEEAVDAIKAANDTALKAAVEAQDTASRTALIATIVGLISALVIALMAGFVATRSIVRPVFTMIGYMQKLMAGDTDIKVASAERKDEFGKMGQAILAFRDAAIEKVRVEREATAHRSMSEQERVEREADKAREAAEDARAIAALGQGLSAMSNGDLTHRIDIEFNAKSAQLKTDFNAAISQLQQAVSVVVNNVSGIRSGAGEISQAADDLSRRTEQQAASLEETAAALDEITATVNKTASGARQASDVVRAAKGDAETSGVIVRDAVQAMTAIEGSSTQINQIIGVIDEIAFQTNLLALNAGVEAARAGEAGRGFAVVASEVRALAQRSAEAAKEIKTLISASTGQVGAGVKLVGETGEALQRIVDRVAEIDSLVTEIAASAQEQAVGLAQVNTAVNQMDQVTQQNAAMVEQSTAASHSLAQEAESLQASVAQFRVGSSPSRAASPAPVRTPAPVAKPSSHMAAALKVIGRGGAAPKPQATAVEDGWEEF